A single genomic interval of Nocardia bhagyanarayanae harbors:
- a CDS encoding CGNR zinc finger domain-containing protein — protein MHFNPYGGTAAELAARLVNADPEMDLLEVLDAAGYKPLGSLDAAQTAELRRWIARLAEVFDAPSVPQLNALLAETTSRPYISTHDGRPPHLHYAHEDAPTDERVKAYTAAGLAALFCEDPERIGRCARPGCAMVFVDTSRNGRRRFCSTRCSNRVHVADHRMRRSA, from the coding sequence GTGCATTTCAACCCTTACGGCGGCACGGCGGCGGAGCTGGCCGCCCGCCTGGTGAACGCCGACCCGGAAATGGACCTGCTCGAGGTGCTCGACGCGGCGGGATACAAGCCGCTGGGTTCGCTCGACGCGGCGCAGACCGCGGAATTGCGCCGCTGGATCGCGCGGCTCGCGGAGGTCTTCGACGCGCCCTCGGTGCCGCAGCTCAACGCGCTGCTGGCCGAAACGACCAGTCGCCCTTACATTTCCACCCACGACGGTCGTCCGCCGCACCTGCACTACGCCCACGAGGACGCGCCGACCGACGAGCGGGTGAAGGCCTACACGGCGGCCGGGCTCGCGGCGCTGTTCTGCGAAGACCCCGAGCGCATCGGCCGCTGCGCGCGGCCGGGTTGCGCGATGGTCTTCGTGGACACCTCCCGCAACGGTCGGCGCCGCTTCTGTTCGACTCGCTGCTCGAACCGGGTGCACGTCGCCGACCACCGGATGCGTCGCTCGGCGTGA
- a CDS encoding TetR/AcrR family transcriptional regulator, translated as MAEGTTGARRRRNPEQTRGAIIDALLAAVKEGIFAPTAKDIAQRAGASERSIFVHFPAIDDLRIAAVDRQSEQVEALIRTIDPALPLDRRIELVVEQSADIFALQRNPRVLGLLESHSLPAVDARMRLTDRRIRAALAHAFGAELTRDGERDEQLLDAIDATVGWPFRHHLVERRGLSRAAASAAVRRALVALLAADHSGRSDFG; from the coding sequence ATGGCTGAGGGCACGACCGGCGCGCGACGGCGCCGCAATCCGGAGCAGACCCGGGGCGCGATCATCGACGCCCTGCTCGCCGCCGTGAAGGAGGGCATCTTCGCGCCGACGGCCAAGGACATCGCGCAGCGTGCGGGGGCCTCCGAGCGCAGCATCTTCGTGCACTTTCCGGCCATCGACGATCTGCGGATCGCCGCCGTCGACCGGCAGTCCGAACAGGTCGAGGCGCTGATCCGGACCATCGACCCCGCGCTGCCGCTGGACCGGCGCATCGAGCTGGTCGTCGAGCAGAGCGCCGACATCTTCGCGCTCCAGCGCAATCCCCGCGTGCTCGGCCTGCTCGAATCGCACAGCCTGCCCGCCGTCGACGCGCGAATGCGGCTGACCGACAGGCGGATTCGCGCCGCGCTCGCGCATGCGTTCGGCGCCGAACTGACGCGCGACGGCGAACGCGACGAGCAGCTGCTCGACGCGATCGACGCCACCGTCGGCTGGCCCTTCCGGCACCACCTGGTGGAACGGCGCGGACTTTCCCGTGCGGCCGCCTCCGCCGCCGTCCGGCGCGCGCTGGTGGCGCTGCTGGCCGCGGATCATTCCGGCCGGTCCGATTTCGGGTAG
- a CDS encoding DUF1254 domain-containing protein gives MNEWDGAHSSGAGRKITRRTVLGWATTAAVGLAACDRAAEEDPAVRSEADLIANEAYVFGYPLVLMHATRDAALKSTPINRFQHAESLPTPDRRDVVRMNLDTLYSTAWLDLSRGPIVLQVPATDPGRYWLMQIMDAWTNTIHNPSSVRPQVRPGVPTPPFTYVITGPNWSGALPEDLTPLPTPTPTVWILGRIQVNGAADIPAVRDIQRGIRLAPLDDWVARRVAPADPVEPAEPSKPPAEQVDDMDARDFFDQLCVLMDTDPPAPADEPAMARFAEIGIAPGGSVRGLSDADLADAATDAKHTIDVYVDPQTRIINDWTFDPRIGTYGTDYLHRASVARHNLGANLAEDAIYPTYYGTADDNGTPARFRLRFAAGQTPPVDAFWSLTAYGEDDYLVPNPAGIYAVGHQVPVVPGLDGSIELAIQHDDPGSAVPQGNWLPIPSEGPFSLAMRLFAPRPEAIAGRWQPPPVTLLP, from the coding sequence ATGAACGAGTGGGATGGTGCGCATTCATCGGGTGCGGGACGCAAGATCACGCGCCGCACCGTGCTCGGCTGGGCGACGACGGCCGCTGTCGGCCTCGCCGCGTGCGACCGGGCGGCCGAGGAGGATCCCGCCGTCCGGAGCGAAGCCGACCTCATCGCGAACGAGGCCTACGTCTTCGGCTACCCGCTGGTGCTGATGCACGCGACGCGGGACGCCGCGCTGAAGAGCACGCCGATCAACCGCTTCCAGCACGCCGAGTCGCTGCCGACGCCGGATCGGCGCGACGTGGTGCGGATGAACCTGGACACGCTGTACTCCACCGCGTGGCTCGATCTTTCGCGCGGGCCGATCGTGCTTCAGGTTCCTGCGACCGACCCCGGCCGCTACTGGCTGATGCAGATCATGGATGCCTGGACCAACACCATCCACAATCCGAGCAGCGTGCGCCCCCAAGTCCGGCCCGGCGTGCCGACTCCGCCGTTCACCTACGTGATCACCGGCCCGAACTGGTCCGGCGCCCTCCCGGAGGATCTGACACCGCTGCCGACGCCGACCCCCACCGTCTGGATACTCGGTCGCATCCAGGTCAACGGCGCCGCCGACATCCCCGCCGTTCGTGACATCCAACGGGGGATACGGCTGGCGCCGCTCGACGACTGGGTCGCGCGCCGCGTCGCGCCCGCCGACCCGGTCGAACCCGCCGAACCGTCGAAGCCGCCCGCCGAGCAGGTCGACGACATGGACGCCAGAGACTTCTTCGACCAGCTCTGCGTCCTCATGGACACCGATCCACCCGCGCCCGCCGACGAACCCGCGATGGCACGGTTCGCCGAGATCGGGATCGCGCCGGGCGGCAGCGTCCGCGGCCTCTCCGACGCGGACTTGGCAGACGCGGCAACCGATGCCAAGCACACCATCGACGTCTACGTCGACCCGCAGACCCGAATAATCAACGACTGGACCTTCGATCCGCGAATCGGCACGTACGGCACCGATTACCTGCACCGCGCGTCCGTCGCGCGACACAACCTCGGCGCCAACCTGGCCGAGGACGCGATCTATCCCACCTACTACGGCACCGCGGACGACAACGGCACGCCCGCCCGGTTCCGCCTGCGCTTCGCCGCCGGACAGACGCCACCGGTCGACGCGTTCTGGTCGCTCACCGCGTACGGCGAGGACGACTACCTGGTGCCCAACCCGGCGGGTATCTACGCGGTGGGCCATCAGGTGCCCGTAGTGCCCGGCCTCGACGGCTCGATCGAGCTGGCGATTCAGCACGACGATCCGGGATCCGCGGTCCCACAGGGCAATTGGCTGCCGATTCCGTCGGAAGGCCCGTTCTCGCTCGCCATGCGGTTGTTCGCGCCGCGCCCCGAGGCGATCGCCGGCCGTTGGCAGCCGCCGCCGGTCACCCTCTTACCGTGA
- a CDS encoding ferredoxin, protein MRLAADRGRCEGHGMCEALAPALFRVGADGVVEPLVESVSPPDAEVVALAVDSCPVQALRWAAD, encoded by the coding sequence GTGAGGCTCGCGGCCGACCGCGGCCGGTGCGAGGGGCACGGCATGTGCGAGGCGCTGGCGCCCGCGCTGTTCCGCGTCGGCGCGGACGGCGTCGTCGAGCCGCTCGTCGAGTCGGTATCGCCGCCGGATGCCGAGGTGGTGGCGCTGGCAGTCGACAGCTGTCCTGTCCAGGCGTTACGGTGGGCGGCGGATTGA
- a CDS encoding acyl-CoA dehydrogenase family protein, protein MTEPSPFPVRASERRALDRVGELAAEFRTVAADYDERAEIAVEHLTALRDAEVDRAVLPERVGGTGLSYQVFGQLVRTLAKADPSTATIWTMHAGAGVALAEITAATLGPFFAEEFLAGKRFANALSEPASGNRFLQPQQEALPAPGGWELTGAKRFVSGAEIADYLFVNALVDGVPTFFGVAPDATVSIIPIWDTLGLRATRSQLLSFERTLLRAEYRGRRPDAGDFAVIPAGLPALSLGIADAALDALVEHASSRLILGAPLSHQQWVQHEVADAQTRLAAAHALYERALWQADNGIPAFLPTLGRAKYLANKVAVDVAQLGVRVGGASGYLKSSPIQRHLRDAEAGQLMAYSTEVLAGVIGKEVLGVVDGE, encoded by the coding sequence GTGACCGAACCAAGTCCCTTCCCGGTACGCGCGAGCGAGCGCCGCGCGCTCGACCGCGTCGGCGAACTCGCCGCGGAATTCCGTACTGTCGCGGCGGATTACGACGAACGTGCCGAGATCGCCGTCGAGCACCTGACCGCGTTGCGCGATGCCGAGGTCGATCGCGCGGTACTGCCGGAGCGCGTCGGCGGCACGGGCCTGAGCTATCAGGTGTTCGGACAGCTGGTGCGCACGCTGGCGAAGGCCGACCCCTCCACCGCGACCATCTGGACCATGCACGCGGGCGCGGGCGTCGCGCTGGCGGAGATCACCGCGGCGACGCTCGGTCCCTTCTTCGCCGAGGAATTCTTGGCGGGCAAGCGATTCGCTAACGCGCTCTCCGAACCCGCCAGCGGCAATCGGTTCCTCCAGCCGCAGCAGGAGGCGCTGCCCGCGCCCGGCGGCTGGGAGCTGACCGGCGCCAAGCGGTTCGTCTCCGGCGCCGAGATCGCCGACTACCTCTTCGTCAACGCCCTGGTCGACGGCGTGCCGACCTTCTTCGGCGTGGCGCCGGACGCGACGGTGTCGATCATTCCGATCTGGGACACCCTCGGGCTGCGCGCCACCCGCAGTCAGCTGCTGTCGTTCGAGCGAACTCTCCTGCGCGCCGAGTACCGCGGAAGACGGCCCGACGCGGGCGATTTCGCGGTGATCCCCGCCGGGCTGCCAGCCCTCTCGCTGGGCATCGCCGACGCGGCGCTGGACGCCCTGGTCGAGCACGCGTCGTCGCGGCTGATCCTCGGCGCCCCGCTGTCGCACCAGCAGTGGGTGCAGCACGAGGTCGCCGACGCGCAGACCAGGCTGGCCGCCGCGCATGCGCTGTACGAGCGCGCATTGTGGCAGGCGGACAACGGGATTCCGGCGTTCCTGCCCACGCTCGGGCGGGCCAAGTACCTCGCCAACAAGGTCGCCGTCGACGTCGCGCAACTCGGCGTGCGGGTCGGCGGCGCCTCCGGATACCTCAAGAGCTCGCCCATCCAGCGGCACCTGCGCGATGCCGAAGCCGGTCAGCTCATGGCGTATTCGACCGAGGTGCTCGCCGGTGTGATCGGCAAGGAAGTCCTCGGCGTGGTCGACGGGGAGTGA
- a CDS encoding TetR/AcrR family transcriptional regulator has protein sequence MTRAFTGTYRGVSSAERREDRRRRLLDAALAIVGTQGLAALTVRGVCEQAKVGPRFFYEAFPDLDALAAELLLEVQRSALDRARTAIAETEGSPAERIRAGVAALITELTDDPRRAKIVFAQAYGNEALMRTRFAGMRTVAATIIEQTRIVLDLPEGQETAVAATSQLITGGAAELVLVWLDGGLDVDRDGLIDLLADFTIAMIDRLPEVAGRLNGTA, from the coding sequence GTGACTCGCGCATTCACCGGCACGTACCGCGGGGTGTCCAGCGCCGAGCGTCGCGAGGATCGGCGCAGGCGGCTGCTCGACGCCGCGCTGGCCATCGTCGGCACGCAGGGCCTCGCGGCGCTCACCGTGCGCGGGGTCTGCGAACAGGCCAAGGTCGGTCCAAGATTCTTCTACGAGGCGTTTCCCGATCTCGACGCGCTGGCCGCCGAGCTTCTGCTCGAGGTGCAGCGTTCCGCGCTCGATCGAGCCCGCACGGCCATCGCCGAGACCGAAGGCTCGCCCGCGGAGCGCATCCGGGCCGGTGTGGCGGCACTCATCACCGAACTCACCGACGACCCGCGCCGAGCGAAGATCGTCTTCGCGCAGGCCTACGGCAACGAGGCGCTGATGCGCACCCGGTTCGCGGGCATGCGCACGGTCGCCGCCACCATCATCGAGCAGACCCGCATCGTCCTGGATCTCCCCGAGGGTCAGGAAACCGCGGTCGCCGCGACTTCCCAGCTCATCACCGGCGGCGCCGCCGAACTCGTGCTCGTCTGGCTGGACGGCGGACTCGACGTCGACCGCGACGGCCTGATCGATCTGCTCGCCGATTTCACCATCGCGATGATCGATCGGCTGCCCGAGGTGGCCGGACGGCTCAACGGCACCGCCTGA
- a CDS encoding alkyl/aryl-sulfatase: MVERENGDTTSPRVSRRGVFGVGAAALAAAGVGVGLGGCADDDQVRPSATPTDPSEHIRAANQRAAETLPFSDTADFADADRGFLAALEPGVVTDERGKVVWDNDSYAFLREPCPQSAHPSLWRQSQLTVKQGLYEIAPGFYQIRGLDLSNMTLVEGDTGVIVIDPLISAETAAAGLALYRAHRGNRPVTGLIYSHSHVDHFGGALGVTTQRDVAEGRCPALAPVGFLEHAVAENIYAGTAMARRAAYMYGAALPRGPKGQIGAGLGQTTSLGTVTLIEPTVDIVRTDQEETIDGVRMVFQLTPGTEAPSEMNFYFPDRRVLCMAENATHTMHNILTLRGALVRDPHVWSKYLTESINRYGRASDVVFSSHHWPVWGTDRIVEFLSAQRDLYGYLNDQTLRLLNKGHVGAEIAELIQLPPELTKTWSAQGYYGSVSHNVKAVYQRYMGWFDGNPAHLWEHPPVESAKRHVEAMGGAKEVLKKAQRAYDAGDYRWVAQMVNYVVFADPADTTAKHLQASAFEQLAYGAENATWRNFYLSGAHELRNGSFGTPTQANSTGLLAAISVEQAFDAMSLRVDGPKAWDTRLVTDWRFRDEGDRTHRAELRNGVLVHYDRRPGDGLPPPDATIVLTRAALLRAFLAGGDLRAAVRDGEIAIEGDAAALARLPGLFDKPDPGFAIVTP; this comes from the coding sequence ATGGTCGAGCGGGAGAACGGCGACACGACGAGCCCGCGGGTGTCCCGGCGCGGCGTCTTCGGCGTCGGCGCGGCGGCGCTGGCGGCCGCGGGCGTCGGCGTCGGACTCGGCGGCTGCGCGGACGACGACCAGGTGCGCCCCTCGGCGACACCGACCGACCCGAGCGAGCACATTCGCGCCGCCAACCAGCGGGCCGCCGAAACCCTGCCCTTCTCCGACACCGCCGACTTCGCCGACGCCGACCGCGGCTTCCTGGCCGCGCTCGAACCAGGCGTGGTCACCGACGAGCGGGGAAAGGTGGTGTGGGACAACGACTCCTACGCATTCCTGCGCGAACCCTGCCCGCAGTCGGCGCATCCGAGCCTGTGGCGGCAATCCCAGCTCACCGTGAAGCAGGGACTGTACGAGATCGCGCCCGGCTTCTATCAGATCCGCGGTCTCGACCTGTCGAACATGACGCTGGTCGAGGGCGACACCGGCGTGATCGTGATCGACCCGCTGATCTCGGCCGAGACCGCGGCCGCCGGACTGGCGCTCTACCGCGCGCACCGCGGGAACCGTCCGGTCACCGGTCTGATCTACAGCCATTCCCACGTCGATCACTTCGGCGGCGCGCTCGGCGTGACCACCCAGCGGGACGTCGCCGAGGGTCGCTGCCCGGCGCTCGCGCCCGTCGGCTTCCTGGAACACGCTGTCGCCGAGAACATCTACGCCGGGACCGCGATGGCGCGCCGCGCGGCGTACATGTACGGCGCCGCCCTGCCGCGCGGTCCGAAGGGACAGATCGGGGCGGGCCTCGGACAGACCACCTCGCTCGGCACCGTCACCCTGATCGAGCCCACCGTCGACATCGTCCGCACGGATCAAGAGGAGACGATCGACGGCGTCCGCATGGTGTTCCAGCTGACGCCGGGCACCGAGGCGCCCTCGGAGATGAACTTCTACTTCCCCGACCGCAGGGTGCTGTGCATGGCCGAGAACGCCACCCACACCATGCACAACATCCTGACCCTGCGGGGCGCGCTGGTCCGGGACCCGCACGTGTGGTCGAAGTACCTGACCGAATCGATCAACCGCTACGGCCGCGCCAGCGACGTGGTGTTCTCCTCCCATCACTGGCCGGTCTGGGGCACCGACCGGATCGTGGAATTCCTTTCGGCGCAACGTGATCTGTACGGCTACCTCAACGACCAGACGCTGCGGCTGCTCAACAAGGGTCATGTCGGCGCCGAGATCGCCGAGCTGATCCAGCTGCCGCCGGAGCTGACGAAAACCTGGTCGGCACAGGGCTATTACGGTTCGGTCAGCCACAACGTCAAGGCCGTCTACCAGCGCTACATGGGCTGGTTCGACGGCAATCCCGCACACCTGTGGGAACATCCGCCGGTCGAGTCCGCCAAGCGCCACGTCGAGGCGATGGGCGGCGCGAAGGAGGTCCTGAAGAAGGCGCAGCGCGCCTACGACGCGGGCGACTATCGGTGGGTGGCGCAGATGGTGAACTACGTCGTCTTCGCCGACCCGGCCGATACGACGGCAAAGCATCTGCAGGCCAGCGCCTTCGAGCAGCTGGCCTACGGCGCCGAGAACGCCACCTGGCGCAACTTCTATCTCAGCGGTGCGCACGAACTGCGCAACGGCTCGTTCGGCACACCGACCCAGGCGAATTCGACGGGCCTGCTCGCCGCGATCAGCGTGGAGCAGGCGTTCGACGCGATGTCGCTGCGCGTCGACGGACCGAAGGCGTGGGACACGCGGCTGGTCACCGACTGGCGATTCCGCGACGAGGGCGATCGCACGCACCGCGCCGAACTGCGCAACGGTGTGCTCGTGCACTACGACCGCCGCCCCGGCGACGGACTGCCCCCGCCGGACGCCACGATCGTCCTCACCCGCGCCGCGCTGTTGCGGGCTTTTCTCGCGGGCGGCGATCTGCGCGCGGCGGTGCGCGACGGCGAGATCGCGATCGAGGGCGACGCCGCGGCGCTGGCACGGCTGCCCGGCCTGTTCGACAAGCCGGATCCCGGCTTCGCCATCGTCACCCCGTGA
- a CDS encoding sensor domain-containing diguanylate cyclase, with translation MGLRELALRWADALDGVVAPTLTRTETEAMLADLAELLVAAIRGDADLRNAHDAAVVLVAANYRDPLVVSRSIAMICHDMVEEICAPGDLGYERVRDRAVAVAAEFAAGCTGALRAAALVEQETTLGAALAAARDAEARRQLSEARFEAVFAGASVGIGTVDVTGRVLAVNAAFAEMLGLPQEHMPGRSVADLLGPANIGHAYSQFRRMLAGETDRFRLETPHMRPDGELAHIDLSMSAVRDADGRIQFLIGVAVDVTERKQLADRLWHDAHHDDLTGLPNRLLFFDRLAGAVPPIGLCYLDLDGFKAVNDEWGHTVGDRVLHEVAQRLRAAAEPRAGLAARIGGDEFIVLIERCAGEPQLAAVADELRAALAMPLRVAGHPVHVGASVGIVYEIDRPSAVDALMHAVDTAMYRDKAGRSSRGPQSA, from the coding sequence GTGGGTCTGCGCGAGCTGGCGTTGCGATGGGCGGACGCGCTCGACGGCGTCGTCGCCCCTACGCTCACGCGGACCGAGACGGAAGCGATGCTCGCCGATCTCGCCGAACTCCTCGTCGCGGCCATCCGCGGCGACGCCGACCTGCGCAACGCGCACGACGCGGCCGTGGTGCTGGTGGCCGCGAACTATCGCGACCCGCTCGTCGTCAGCCGTTCGATCGCGATGATCTGCCACGACATGGTCGAGGAGATCTGCGCCCCCGGCGACCTCGGCTACGAACGGGTGCGCGATCGCGCCGTCGCCGTGGCCGCCGAGTTCGCCGCGGGCTGCACCGGTGCGTTGCGCGCCGCCGCGCTCGTCGAACAGGAGACGACCCTCGGTGCCGCGCTGGCCGCGGCACGAGACGCCGAGGCGCGGCGGCAACTCTCGGAGGCCCGTTTCGAGGCGGTGTTCGCCGGCGCCTCGGTCGGCATCGGCACCGTCGACGTCACCGGACGCGTTCTCGCCGTGAACGCCGCCTTCGCCGAGATGCTCGGCCTGCCGCAGGAACACATGCCCGGCCGCTCGGTGGCCGATCTGCTCGGGCCAGCCAACATCGGCCACGCCTACAGCCAGTTCCGTCGCATGCTGGCCGGGGAAACCGATCGGTTCCGCTTGGAGACCCCGCACATGCGCCCGGACGGGGAACTGGCCCACATCGACCTGTCGATGTCGGCCGTTCGCGACGCCGACGGGCGGATCCAATTCCTGATCGGCGTGGCCGTCGACGTCACCGAACGCAAGCAGCTGGCCGACCGGCTGTGGCACGACGCCCACCACGACGATCTGACCGGCCTGCCCAATCGGCTGCTGTTCTTCGATCGGCTCGCGGGCGCCGTGCCGCCGATCGGCCTGTGCTACCTGGACCTGGACGGTTTCAAGGCCGTCAACGACGAGTGGGGGCATACCGTCGGTGATCGAGTGCTGCACGAAGTGGCCCAGCGCCTGCGCGCCGCCGCCGAGCCGCGCGCCGGACTCGCGGCCCGCATCGGCGGCGACGAGTTCATCGTGCTGATCGAGCGTTGTGCGGGAGAGCCGCAGCTGGCGGCGGTCGCGGACGAACTGCGCGCCGCGCTGGCGATGCCGCTGCGAGTGGCCGGGCATCCCGTGCACGTCGGCGCCAGCGTCGGCATCGTCTACGAAATCGACCGGCCGAGCGCTGTCGACGCGCTCATGCACGCGGTGGATACCGCCATGTACCGAGACAAGGCGGGTCGCTCGTCGCGCGGGCCGCAGTCGGCCTGA
- a CDS encoding SAM-dependent methyltransferase yields the protein MDRPAWAPEGVDMQQASPARMYDALLGGSHNFDVDRKAAELGKQLVPDLPRVALSNRAFLRRAVRFLVDAGVRQFLDIGSGIPTAGNVHEVAQQIDPEIRVLYADIDPVAVAHSKAILHGNDRAAAIEADLRKPEELLGKVRETGLIDFEQPVGVLMVAVLHLLSDDDAPAERVAAVRDAVPSGSYLAISHLTSELRPEDAAQLGANAAQQSKIGIHFRPAAAITAMFDGWDLVEPGVVELPAWRPESERDHHEAPGRSLGLAGVGRKG from the coding sequence ATGGACAGGCCGGCGTGGGCGCCTGAGGGCGTCGATATGCAACAGGCGAGCCCGGCACGGATGTACGACGCGCTGCTGGGCGGCTCGCACAACTTCGATGTCGACCGCAAGGCTGCCGAACTGGGCAAGCAGCTCGTTCCCGACCTGCCGCGAGTCGCACTGAGCAACCGGGCCTTCCTGCGCAGGGCGGTGCGCTTCCTGGTCGACGCGGGCGTCCGCCAGTTCCTGGACATCGGCTCGGGCATTCCCACGGCGGGCAACGTGCACGAGGTTGCGCAGCAGATCGATCCCGAGATCCGCGTCCTCTACGCCGACATCGACCCTGTCGCCGTCGCGCACTCGAAGGCGATCCTGCACGGCAACGACCGCGCCGCGGCGATCGAGGCCGATCTGCGCAAGCCCGAGGAACTGCTCGGCAAAGTCCGCGAGACCGGGTTGATCGACTTCGAGCAGCCCGTCGGTGTGCTGATGGTCGCGGTGCTGCACCTGCTCTCCGACGACGACGCGCCCGCCGAGCGGGTCGCCGCGGTGCGCGACGCCGTGCCGAGCGGTTCCTACCTGGCGATCTCGCACCTGACCTCCGAGCTGCGGCCCGAGGACGCCGCACAGCTCGGCGCCAACGCGGCCCAGCAGAGCAAGATCGGGATTCACTTCCGACCCGCCGCGGCGATCACGGCTATGTTCGACGGATGGGACCTGGTGGAACCGGGTGTGGTCGAGCTACCCGCTTGGCGCCCGGAATCCGAGCGCGATCATCACGAGGCGCCCGGCCGATCGCTCGGCCTCGCGGGCGTGGGTCGCAAGGGCTGA
- a CDS encoding cytochrome P450, whose amino-acid sequence MSLLVPQSVSAVSDGARQLRTQLSWRVQRVGVRFVRRYPTRVRPLAEPPAGSGLRPTVGDFGPPGIGYTLHTLADPIEFARDRFERFGPVQWMGVLGRPVVTVGSPEAFEVVMLDRDKVFSAQRGWEWLIGPFFRGGLLLRDFDEHLFHRRIMQQAFTRPRLVGYLELTTPLLRDGIQKWRPAANFPVYSAIKKLLLQQATEVFAGAALGPEGTKLEHAFEDAVHGGTALVRANLPGGVWARGLRGRRVLEEYFRRELPVKRAGQGNDLFSVLCRASTVEGHTFTDDEVVQHMIFVMMAAHDTSTIASAMLVHELGRHPEWQERLRAESRALGKDSLDYDDLDRLPALDMAFKEALRMYAPVAQQARETLRDTDILGHYVPRGTLIMCGPYTMMRTDEFWRDPTAFDPERFAPERREDKSHRFAWSPFGGGAHKCIGLYFGGMTVKAVLHQMLLRYRWTVPADYQVPLVAGTGPTPADGLPIRLERIRP is encoded by the coding sequence ATGAGTCTTCTCGTGCCACAAAGTGTCAGTGCGGTGTCCGACGGGGCCAGGCAGCTGCGGACCCAGCTGTCCTGGCGGGTCCAGCGCGTCGGCGTCCGTTTCGTGCGCCGTTATCCGACCAGGGTGCGTCCACTGGCCGAACCACCGGCGGGCAGCGGATTGCGCCCGACGGTCGGCGATTTCGGACCGCCGGGCATCGGATACACCTTGCACACCCTGGCCGATCCGATCGAGTTCGCGCGCGACCGCTTCGAGCGGTTCGGCCCGGTGCAGTGGATGGGCGTGCTCGGCAGGCCGGTGGTCACCGTCGGGAGCCCGGAGGCGTTCGAGGTCGTCATGCTCGATCGGGACAAGGTCTTCTCCGCGCAGCGCGGCTGGGAATGGCTCATCGGCCCGTTCTTCCGCGGCGGCCTGCTGCTGCGCGACTTCGACGAGCATCTGTTCCATCGCCGGATCATGCAGCAGGCGTTCACCCGGCCGCGCCTGGTCGGCTATCTCGAGCTGACCACGCCGCTGCTGCGCGACGGCATCCAGAAGTGGCGTCCCGCCGCGAACTTTCCCGTCTACAGCGCCATCAAGAAGCTGCTGCTGCAACAGGCCACCGAGGTGTTCGCGGGCGCCGCGCTCGGACCAGAGGGGACCAAGCTCGAGCACGCCTTCGAGGACGCGGTGCACGGCGGCACGGCGTTGGTCCGCGCCAATCTGCCCGGCGGGGTGTGGGCGCGCGGGCTGCGCGGTCGCCGGGTGCTCGAGGAGTACTTCCGCCGCGAGCTTCCCGTCAAACGCGCGGGCCAGGGCAACGACCTGTTCAGCGTGCTGTGCCGGGCCAGCACCGTGGAGGGGCACACCTTCACCGACGACGAGGTCGTCCAGCACATGATCTTCGTGATGATGGCCGCACACGACACCAGCACGATCGCCTCCGCCATGCTGGTGCACGAGCTGGGCAGGCATCCGGAGTGGCAGGAGCGGTTGCGCGCGGAATCCCGTGCGCTCGGCAAGGATTCGCTCGACTACGACGATCTGGACCGGCTGCCCGCGCTGGACATGGCGTTCAAGGAGGCACTGCGGATGTACGCGCCGGTCGCGCAGCAGGCCCGCGAGACCCTGCGCGACACCGACATCCTCGGCCACTACGTGCCGCGGGGAACACTGATCATGTGCGGCCCGTACACGATGATGCGCACCGACGAATTCTGGCGCGATCCCACCGCTTTCGACCCCGAGCGGTTCGCGCCGGAGCGCCGTGAGGACAAGTCGCACCGCTTCGCCTGGTCGCCGTTCGGCGGCGGGGCGCACAAGTGCATCGGGCTCTACTTCGGCGGGATGACGGTGAAGGCCGTGCTGCACCAGATGCTGCTCCGGTACCGCTGGACCGTGCCCGCGGACTACCAGGTGCCGCTGGTGGCGGGGACCGGTCCCACACCAGCCGACGGGCTGCCCATCCGGCTCGAACGGATCCGGCCGTGA